CAGGCTTTATATAAGCTTGCCAGCAGGTATGTACCTGTTTCTTTTAACTGGTGCTTATTCTTTTCTGGCGATGTATTTCTATGGGTTGCCGTTTACCTTTTTGTTAAAAGGAACAGAAAGCTGGAATTGAAAGACGGAATTTTCAGGAGAGATTAGGAAAGTCATCTCCTTTTTTGTCATTTTTGAAAAAAAATTGAAAGCAGTGAGAAAATTAGTGTGTTAAAGTGATGAAACTATCCATTGTTATTGTCAACTATAATGTTAGATCTTTTCTGGAGCAGTGTCTGTTCTCGGTACAAAAGGCGATGAACCAGATTGCTGCAGAAATTTTTGTGGTGGACAATAATTCTGTAGATGGATCCTGTGCAATGGTAGATCGTAAATTCCCATCTGTTCATCTTATCCGTAATAAGTCCAACAAAGGATTTGCTTATGCAAATAATCAGGCAATCAGGCAGGCAAGCGGTGATTATATCCTGTTGCTCAACCCGGATACAGTTGTCCAGGAGGATTGCTTCCAGAAATGTATTGCTTTTATGGATTCTCATCCTGAGGCAGGTGCTTTAGGCGTGAAAATGATTAATGGCAGGGGTGAATTTTTGCCCGAGTCGAAGCGGTCTTTGCCAAAGCCTTCCGTGGCATTCTATAAAATTTTCGGACTTTCAAAATTATTTCCCAACTCCAAAATATTCGGACGTTATCATCTGGGTTATCTGGATAAAAATCATGTGCAGGAAGTGGAAATTCTACCGGGTGCTTTCATGTTTCTCCGCAAACAGGCTCTCGAAAAGGTTGGTTTGCTCGACGAAGACTTTTTTATGTATGGCGAAGATATAGACTTGTCTTATAGAATCCTCAAAGGAGGCTACAAAAATTATTATTTTCCTGAAACGGCAATTATTCATTACAAGGGAGAAAGTACACGCAAAGGAAGTCTTAACTATGTGTTGGTTTTCTACAAGGCTATGCTTATTTTCACTCAAAAACATTTTTCACGGAAAAACAGGCAATTCCTTTCTTTGCTTATTAACATCGCTGTTTTTTTCAGGGCAGCTTTAGCCATTTTAAGCAGGATTATGATAAAAATAGGAATCCCTTTACTGGATGCTTTTATCATTTTTATCGGGATGTTTGGAATTAAGATATTTTGGGAGAATTATGAATTTGGTGCACCTTATTATTCCAATAGTTACCTGTTTTATGTTATTCCTTCTTATTGTATTGTCTGGGTAACCTCTGTTTTTTTTGCCGGAGGATATGATCCTCATGGTAGTTTAAAAGAAGTTGTAAAAGGATTATTAAGCGGGACAATCATCATATTGGTAATTTATGCATTATTGCCTTTGTCATTGAGGTTTTCAAGGATGATGATATTGTTTGGCACCTGCTGGGCTTTGATTTCACTGCCTCTCACACATTTGCTTCTGGCTATTTTACATGTTAATAATCATGAAAACGGATTAAACCGTAAGAAAAAATTGGTCATT
The DNA window shown above is from Bacteroidota bacterium and carries:
- a CDS encoding glycosyltransferase, translating into MKLSIVIVNYNVRSFLEQCLFSVQKAMNQIAAEIFVVDNNSVDGSCAMVDRKFPSVHLIRNKSNKGFAYANNQAIRQASGDYILLLNPDTVVQEDCFQKCIAFMDSHPEAGALGVKMINGRGEFLPESKRSLPKPSVAFYKIFGLSKLFPNSKIFGRYHLGYLDKNHVQEVEILPGAFMFLRKQALEKVGLLDEDFFMYGEDIDLSYRILKGGYKNYYFPETAIIHYKGESTRKGSLNYVLVFYKAMLIFTQKHFSRKNRQFLSLLINIAVFFRAALAILSRIMIKIGIPLLDAFIIFIGMFGIKIFWENYEFGAPYYSNSYLFYVIPSYCIVWVTSVFFAGGYDPHGSLKEVVKGLLSGTIIILVIYALLPLSLRFSRMMILFGTCWALISLPLTHLLLAILHVNNHENGLNRKKKLVIVGSISEGERVEAILNQSNVQHELCGFVSPAEPAFNYLGSLEQLKDIVIVHKVSEIIFCAKDVKTQDIVRIMLRLSDLNPAYKIAAPESYAIIGSNSSDLSGEIYDVNFNSIGTQQNRRKKRLFDLVLSLLLIFVSPLMIVFIKHPFKFCHDLFSVIWGLFSWVGYSEGEDISDLPVIRKGIFSPSVFNPPMSDLLYAKNYLVANDLKICILSILQSGRKFFLRRN